In Phycisphaerales bacterium, the sequence CAACGACGCACGCCACACTCATGAACCCGCCATACGACCCGCCATACGTCGCGATCCGCCCGGCCTGGGCATACCCCTGATCCACCAGCCACTTCGCCGCCGCCACGCCATCACGAACGCTGTCCCAGCGCCCCTTGTAATCGTCCATCATCAGGAACGCGCGCCCATACCCATCGCTCCCGCGCACGTTCGGCTGCATCACCCCGATCCCTTGCGACAGCAGATACTGGATCGTCGACGAGAACCCGGGCCGCGATTGCCCCTCCGGTCCGCCGTGATAGTTCACCACGAACGGAATCGGTGAACCCTTCTTCGCCCCCGCCGGCAGGAACACAAACGCCGGCACCTCCAACCCGTCAAAACTCGAGTACCGCACCAACTCCGCCAGCGGAAACTTTGAGAAGTCGATCCCCTGATCGTCCGATCGCGTCAACTCGCGCGCGGCACCAAGCACGCCATCCTCACCCACCGTCGCCATCGACGTCGTCCCCGGCGTGCGCGCGTTCGACAGCGACCAATACAAATCGCGCCCGCGGAACTTCACGCCAGAGACAACGCCCTTCTCCATCTCGGGCAGCCGAACCACCTCAAACCCAGGCAACCGATACACCGACAACTCCCCATACCCATCCACATTCGCCACCACCGCCAGGAGCGACCGATCGTCGTTCATCGTCGCCTCGTCCACCTGACGCCCCGCCAGCGCGGGGATCGCCAGCCGCAATGTTCCCGTGGCAAGATCGCGCACAAAGACCTGCTTGAGACCCTCCTCTGCGTCCGACGTCATCAGAACCTGCCGCTCACCCGGCATGTACCCGATCGGCTCCTGCGCCGCCGTCGGCGTCTTCTCGCCCACTTTGTCAGGCAGGATCGACAGGTCCCGCAACACCCCGCTCGCGACATCCAACTCCTGCACCACGCTGTGCGACGACGAGAAATACTGCATCACCAGCACCCGCGAACCATCGTCGCTCATGTCCGCCGCCACCCAGTACCCCGGCTTGCCGAGCAACTTCGTCCTCGTCCCCGCCTTCGTTGCGTCGCCATCCACAAAGTCGTAGCGATACAAATAGAAGTCGTTCGCGCTCTCGTCGTTCGCCGAGTACAAAAACCCGCTCGAGTCCTTCAGCCAGTGCATCGGCGTGAAGACGACCTTGTCCTGCTCCAGAATCGCCTTGACACTGGGCACGCGCCCGTCGCGATCCACCACGTACACCTGCGTGTTCTCGTTCCCGCCCACCGCCGCCGACGCCAGCATCACCTTCCCGTCGGGCGACAGCGAGTAACTGCTCGCCCCGTCCGCAAAGTCCGTCAGTGCGATCAGTTTCGATCCCGGCCCTGCCGTCGATCGACCCTTTTCCCCCGCGACGCGATACACCTGGAACACGCCATTCGGCCAATCGCGCACATACAGCGATCCATCCGCCCCCACCGTCGCCGCGCCCGGCGTCCGAATCCGTAAATACCGCGCAAGCAACTCCAGATCAGGCCCGCCAGCCGCCACCTCGGCCTCAACACCACGACCACCCGGCGCACCCGCCTCTCCCCACGAAACCGTTGGCGTCAAAGCGCCAGCCACCATCGCCAACACCAACGCGCCAACGCCCAGTGTCCGATTCATGCTCCACTCCTTCGTTCTTTCGCGCCCGCGCGTCACCGCCACACGTTCGCCAGCACCAGGATCACAAACGCCACCACCAGCACCACGATCACCGCGACGTGCCACCCCTTCGGCCCGCCGCGCCGATCCCGCGCCATCAGTGCGTGGCCGCACTTCCAGCACACCGCCACATCGTCATAGATCTCCGCCTGGCAACTCGGACACGAGCGCGTCACATCCCCGAACCGCTCCAGATCCGCCTCGGTCGGCCCGTCATCGATCTCCACCTGTCCGCGTCGTTTCGCCACGCGCCATCCTATTCTCAAACCGTGTCACACGTGCTCCCCGCCATCCTCGTCGGCCTCGGCGGCGGCACCGGCGCCATCGCGCGATACCTCGTCGGACTCGCCTCCCTCAAACTCCTGGGCGACCGATTCCCCTTCGCCACGCTCTTCGTGAATGTCCTCGGCTGCCTCCTCATCGGCGCCCTCATCTCCGCCTGGACCGGAGGCACAGGCGAGGCCCGCTCGCCTCACGAGCACGTCAGACTCCTCCTCGTCACCGGGCTCCTCGGCGGGTTCACCACCTTCTCCGCCTTCGGCCTCGAGACCTTCACCCTCTACAAACAACACCATCTCGCCCTCGCCGCGCTCAACATCATGCTCAACATCGTCCTCGGTATCGCCGCCGTCGCCCTCGGCATCAAACTCGGCCGAACCGTCGCCTGAACACCCCACGAGAAGCCCATGCGATACCGCCCCATCCCCCGCACCTCTCTCAAACTCTCCGAGATCGGCTTCGGCTGTTGGACCATGGGCGGACCCAACTGGTCAGTCTCCAACGGCCAGCCCATCGGCTGGGCCGACGTCAAGGAAGACGACATCCTCCAGGGCATCAAGACCGGCATCGACGCCGGCGTCAACCACTGGGACAACGCCGACATCTATGGCAACGGCAAGGCCGAAAGACTCCTCGCCCAGTCCCTCCACAAACTCGGCATCAAACGCGACACCCAGATCCTCGCCACCAAAGTCGGCCACTTCAAAGGCACCGCCCCCTACGCCTACGAACCACAGCACATCCGCCACCAGTGCGAGCAGTCACTCAAAAACCTCCAGACCGACCACGTCGATCTCTACTACTTCCACCATGGCACGTTCACAGGCCCCGACTACAACAACCAGACCCACGATTACCTCCACGAAGCGGCAGACACCATGCACGCCCTCGTCAAGGAAGGCAAGGTCGTCGCCATAGGCCAATCCGCCTACACCGACGAAGACTTCGAGCGCGTCGTCCCCGTCCTCAGGCCCCACATCCTCCAGAACAAGGCCAACCTCCGCTACGACGACTTCCTCCGCCCGGGCTCACGTCTCCAATCCCTCATGAAGACCCACGTCTGCGCCTTCGTCGCCTTCGGCCCCCTCGACCAGGGAATCCTCCTCGACAAGTTCGATCCCGCCAATCCCCCCAAGTTCGACGAAGGCGACTATCGCGCCAATCGAAAGGACTTCAACCCCAACACTCTCTGGGCCGTCCGCGAGAAACTCGCCAAGGCCCTCGCCCACTTCAATAAGGACAAACTCACCGCCGAGGACCGCGTCCGCGCCCTCGCCTCCATCGCACAGCGTTGGCTCCTCGCTCACGATCACGTCTGCTCCGTCATCCCCGGCTTCCGCAACGCACGACAAGCCGCCTGCAACGTCGCTGCCGCAAACGACACACCGATGTCCACCAACGACGTCGCCTGGCTCCGCGACCTCTTCAAACCCGTGTAACAACCGCAATGTGTGATCTCACACGCTGACGCGCGCCCCCGCGCCGTCACGCATGCATCCTTGACCGATCCACACGCCGGATCGGCCACACGCCACGACGGAGTCCTTGGCACTCCCGCATCGCCCGCGTGCACGCGAGCCTTGTCCCAACCACCACCACCCCGTTTCACCCCACGCGCCAAGGAGGCACGCCATGCTGTCCCCACGCCCACATCACCGCAAAGCACTCACCCTCCTCGAACTCCTCGTCGCCGTCGCCACCATGGCCCTCCTCACCGGCATCTCCGCCCCGGCCCTCTCCGGCGCCTGGCGCGTCACCAAACGCACCGCCTGTGCCGCCAACCTCCGCTCCATCGCCCTCGCCACGGTCGCCCTCGCCGATCAGCAACGCCAACTCCCCTTCGCCCCAGTCGGCACGCCCATCAACGACATCTCCACCAACCCCAGACTGTGGACGTGCCCCACAGACCACCTCGACCCGGCCAAAAACGAGACCTCCTACCTCTACGCCGTCGGCGACGGCCTGCCACGAGACCCCGCCGCCGCCATCCCCCTCCTCCGCCGCGAATACCACTTCCTCGCCGCAAACCCGACATTGGGCCTCTTCAAGGAACGCGAGCACCCCAAGTTCCACGCCCTCAACGTTGGTTTCGATGCCGTCGTCCGATCCCAATAAACGCGCAACTATCTACAAAATAGCGATTTATAATATTGTTGTACCAAACCAACTCGTCAAGTCAACTTGATAAGGGATAAAATGATCGTCATATCTCTTTTCAAGGAGAACTCGATGAGTCGTTCAACCCTTCTCGCCGCCATCGCGGCACTCGCCCTTGTCCCCACCGCCTTCGCCCAGGAAGTCGCCACAACCCCCACCAAGGCCCATTTCGCCCTCGGCGATCAATCCTGGTTCGGCGAGGACGACCCAAACTCCGAAGGCTTCATCACCGGCCTCCGCGGCTTCAGCCACTTCTACGAGCCCATCGGCAATCCCATCTACTTCGAATCCCCCTTCAACTACACCGGCGCCCGATTCATCTACCTCCACCACTCCTTCGCCGATGACAGCCAACTCGCCGGCGGCGAACTCAGCGTTTACGCACTCCAACTCCGACTCGCCATCAACGAACGCCTCGGCTTCATCGCCACCAAGGACGGCTACAGCGACCTCAAGGCCGACGCCCTCCCCAACGACAAGGGTTGGAACGACCTCGCCGCAGGACTCAAGTACGTCTTCTACGTCGATCGCGAGAACGACACCGTCGCCACCGCCGGATTCCGATACATGGTCGACTCCGGCGATGAGGAAGTCCTCCAGGGCGGCGTCGGTGAGTTCAGCCCCTTCATCTCCGCCGCCATGGGCTTCGATGAACTCCACCTCATCGGCTCCGCCTCACTCCGCGTCCCCATGGACAGCGACGACGGCAACACCATCTTCCAGTGGAGTTTCCACGCCGACTACGAGGTCAGCCCCGAGTCCATGCCCGGATTTGCCCCCGTCTTCGAACTCCATGGCCTCCACTACCTCGACGACGGCGCCCGCACGCCCCTCTCCGTCGGCGGCCTCGACTACACCAACCTCGGCTCCACCGACGTCGCCGGATCCACCGTCATCTGGGCCGGACTCGGCGCCCGCTACAAACTCAACCCCAACATGCAACTCGGCCTCGACTACGAACTCCCCCTCACCAACCGCAACGCCGACATCTTCGGCGATCGCATCACCTTCGATCTCCACATCATGTACTGATCCGAACGCTCCCGCTAGGGGCTGCGAAACTCCGTAAGCGAGCGATACGAGCACTCGATTCCACAATCATTTCACGCCCAGGGGCAGGCCACTCGCCTGCCCCTTTTCTCTTCACCCCGCAGTCACGATCAACAACAACTTTGGCACGACGCACATTGTCGATCCTGCACGGACTCCTTGACTCACCAAATCCCGGAGAACGACCGCCCCATCCACCCTCTCAGGAAAGAGGGCGCTGCCGCCCATGCCTAAAGGCGACAATCTCAACGGCATGCTCGATATCGTCGATGCGATAGAAAATCGCATCGTCGCCATGGTTGACGCGCCGCACCTCATGCCCCTTCGCCAACGACACCGCATCCGCAACAGGAAAGCGATGTGGTATCTCGCCCAACGAATGGACCACGCCAAGCAGACTCTCAAACCACGCCCCAATCCGATCGGGGGAAACACCCGCGTGCAAGAAGTAGACAATCTGCGCATCGATCGCACCAAGCACTTCGGGCGAGATTGCGACGCGATACGTCATGACGTGATGTTCAGGCCATGCTTCTTCGCAAGTTCGAGCAACGCCCCACGCGCCTCAACTCCCTTACCCGCCCTGAACTCGGCCTCGCTCAGACCGATCATCGCCAGAGTCTCACCAAGGTCGGCACGATCGGCCAACTCGTCAAAGGCCTTCGCGCTCAGCACCACCGCCTCCGCCACCCCATCGCTCGTCACATACAAAAGCCGGCCCGTCTCCTTCACATGGTTCAGGTGATCCCGAAGATTCTGCCGCAACTCCGTGAAGTTCGTGATGTCGCTCGTCCGAGTCATACAACTCCAATCGTCACGATGTACAACAAACTGTATGTACAATATCCTGTACAGTTCGATCTTTGTCAACAACGTGTTGTTTTATCGGACGTAATGGATGTGGGGTGGGGAGGAACCGCCCGAATCCCGGCCCCACCACGCGCCTTCACCCGACTTCCGCACACTCACTCCACCATCGACGCCGGCGGCGGGGTCTCATCCCCGATCCGCTCGCGTTTCACTTTGTCATCCTCCGACTCCAGCGACAACAGGCACATCTCCTCGTTGATCCGCGCCTGCAGATGCACCGGCCGCCCCCAGAGTCGCCGCAGGTGCCGCAGCACCTCGCTCGCCTTCTGCCCCTCCACCTCCAGCCCGCTGAACTTGTTCGCCAGGTACAACTCCCCGCGGTTCAGATAGTTCGCGTCCACCACATACACCATCGGCTGCCCCATGTTCGTCAGGTGGTGCAACAGCGTCATCTTCACGCGCTTGAAATCCCGCGACACCACCTTCACCTCGCCCGTGTTCGGGTCCATCCGGTGCTGGTACATCTTGTGCCGCTCGACAAACTCCTCCGTCAGAAACTCATCAATGAACGAGACGTCGTTGTAGATCCGGCGCACCTCAAAGATCTTCTCCCGCCCCATCATGCTCCGGTCGTCGTGCTTCTCCCGCGCCCCCATGCTCTCCAGGCTCTCCCACCGTGGGCCGTGCTGACCCTTGTCCCACCTTCGCTCGATGTCCTTGAAGATCTCCAGCCCGATCTTGTACGGATTGAACCCGCCCGGCGGCATGTGCACCACGCCCGAGTGCTGATCCGCATAGTGCACGATCTCCTTCGATTCGAGAAAGTGCCGCGTCATCAACTTGCTGTGCCAATACGTCGCCCACCCCTCGTTCATCACCTTCGTCATCCCCTGCGGCGCGTAGTAGTACGCCTCATCGCGCACGATCGACAGCACATCCTGCTGCCACTCCTCGAGAGGCGCGTGCCGCAGCAGAAACAGCAGCACATCCCGCGTCGCCCGCCTCGGGAATCGCCCCCGCTCGCTCCGCCGCGCCTCCTCGTGCTCCTCACGCTGCCGCGCCATCTCCTCCCGCGGATTGATGTACCGGTCCATGTAGTCCTTCGCCGGCAGACGCTGGGGCGAGAACTCCTCATTCGCGCCATCGCCACCCTCCCTCGCCACAAACATCGAGTGCGGATCGATCAGGTGCTCCAGAGACAAGCACGAATCAATGAACCGCTCCACCCGCTCCTGACCCTGCCGCTCGATGTGCCGACGAACCCGCGTCGCGTGGTTCGCCATCTGGTCCATCATTTTCCGGTCCGTCTTGCTGAACCACAGATTGTTCTTGAAGAAGTCCGCGTGCCCGTACACGTGCGCCATCACCAGTTTCTGATCCGTGACGCTGTTGCTCTCCTGCAGATACGCGTAGCACGGGTCGTTGTTGATCACCATCTCATAGATGCGCCCAAGCCCATACGCGTCGCGCTTGCTCAGCCGCTCATACTCCATCCCCCACCGCCAGTGCGGATACCGCACCGGAAAACCCCCATACGCCGCGATCTGGTTCATCGTCTCGAAGTCCAGAACCTCGAAGACGACCTCATAGAAGTCCAGCCCGTACTCGATCGCCTTGGCCTTGATGGCCTTCATGTGCTCGAGCAACTCAGGCGACAGATCCGTGTTCGGCAGCCCCGTCATACCACACTTATCGGCCGCACACCCCCTCCGGTTCGCCCCAATCTCATCGCCATAACCACAACTTCCTCGCCGCCCCCGCCCGTGATCCACACAAACGTCCCGTCCACCCACCCGGGGCGGGACATCTC encodes:
- a CDS encoding S9 family peptidase, translating into MNRTLGVGALVLAMVAGALTPTVSWGEAGAPGGRGVEAEVAAGGPDLELLARYLRIRTPGAATVGADGSLYVRDWPNGVFQVYRVAGEKGRSTAGPGSKLIALTDFADGASSYSLSPDGKVMLASAAVGGNENTQVYVVDRDGRVPSVKAILEQDKVVFTPMHWLKDSSGFLYSANDESANDFYLYRYDFVDGDATKAGTRTKLLGKPGYWVAADMSDDGSRVLVMQYFSSSHSVVQELDVASGVLRDLSILPDKVGEKTPTAAQEPIGYMPGERQVLMTSDAEEGLKQVFVRDLATGTLRLAIPALAGRQVDEATMNDDRSLLAVVANVDGYGELSVYRLPGFEVVRLPEMEKGVVSGVKFRGRDLYWSLSNARTPGTTSMATVGEDGVLGAARELTRSDDQGIDFSKFPLAELVRYSSFDGLEVPAFVFLPAGAKKGSPIPFVVNYHGGPEGQSRPGFSSTIQYLLSQGIGVMQPNVRGSDGYGRAFLMMDDYKGRWDSVRDGVAAAKWLVDQGYAQAGRIATYGGSYGGFMSVACVVEDQLAVDRGERKERLFGAGIDVVGIVNLKTFLEQTSGYRRKLREVEYGPLSDPEFLESVSSIHKIDKINVPMMIAHGLNDPRVPVGEAMQLAVGLRRRGLEPVELYFPDEGHGFAKLDNRELYMREVAKFLFRTIVDGHEGRGRSR
- the crcB gene encoding fluoride efflux transporter CrcB, producing MLPAILVGLGGGTGAIARYLVGLASLKLLGDRFPFATLFVNVLGCLLIGALISAWTGGTGEARSPHEHVRLLLVTGLLGGFTTFSAFGLETFTLYKQHHLALAALNIMLNIVLGIAAVALGIKLGRTVA
- a CDS encoding aldo/keto reductase produces the protein MRYRPIPRTSLKLSEIGFGCWTMGGPNWSVSNGQPIGWADVKEDDILQGIKTGIDAGVNHWDNADIYGNGKAERLLAQSLHKLGIKRDTQILATKVGHFKGTAPYAYEPQHIRHQCEQSLKNLQTDHVDLYYFHHGTFTGPDYNNQTHDYLHEAADTMHALVKEGKVVAIGQSAYTDEDFERVVPVLRPHILQNKANLRYDDFLRPGSRLQSLMKTHVCAFVAFGPLDQGILLDKFDPANPPKFDEGDYRANRKDFNPNTLWAVREKLAKALAHFNKDKLTAEDRVRALASIAQRWLLAHDHVCSVIPGFRNARQAACNVAAANDTPMSTNDVAWLRDLFKPV
- a CDS encoding type II toxin-antitoxin system RelE/ParE family toxin, whose amino-acid sequence is MTYRVAISPEVLGAIDAQIVYFLHAGVSPDRIGAWFESLLGVVHSLGEIPHRFPVADAVSLAKGHEVRRVNHGDDAIFYRIDDIEHAVEIVAFRHGRQRPLS
- a CDS encoding type II toxin-antitoxin system Phd/YefM family antitoxin; protein product: MTRTSDITNFTELRQNLRDHLNHVKETGRLLYVTSDGVAEAVVLSAKAFDELADRADLGETLAMIGLSEAEFRAGKGVEARGALLELAKKHGLNITS
- a CDS encoding SpoVR family protein, producing the protein MTGLPNTDLSPELLEHMKAIKAKAIEYGLDFYEVVFEVLDFETMNQIAAYGGFPVRYPHWRWGMEYERLSKRDAYGLGRIYEMVINNDPCYAYLQESNSVTDQKLVMAHVYGHADFFKNNLWFSKTDRKMMDQMANHATRVRRHIERQGQERVERFIDSCLSLEHLIDPHSMFVAREGGDGANEEFSPQRLPAKDYMDRYINPREEMARQREEHEEARRSERGRFPRRATRDVLLFLLRHAPLEEWQQDVLSIVRDEAYYYAPQGMTKVMNEGWATYWHSKLMTRHFLESKEIVHYADQHSGVVHMPPGGFNPYKIGLEIFKDIERRWDKGQHGPRWESLESMGAREKHDDRSMMGREKIFEVRRIYNDVSFIDEFLTEEFVERHKMYQHRMDPNTGEVKVVSRDFKRVKMTLLHHLTNMGQPMVYVVDANYLNRGELYLANKFSGLEVEGQKASEVLRHLRRLWGRPVHLQARINEEMCLLSLESEDDKVKRERIGDETPPPASMVE